One window from the genome of Macrobrachium rosenbergii isolate ZJJX-2024 chromosome 2, ASM4041242v1, whole genome shotgun sequence encodes:
- the mino gene encoding glycerol-3-phosphate acyltransferase 1, mitochondrial isoform X3, producing MEIITDKNALGLSWRQLDSPTKAYTTMTIPNTATTVTIPSVATKVTSAPEPLGTMWGSAAGHPLAAEIAASTMPTPPESPLPGCLSEIKSNNGLIADTTTKIGLRNILQVSTSNPDRYCLTRKCCYIFHCMNLKTNFSYPDIPNKMILQDDRVVVAMEQTVCEEMEEKGLEPDDKKAFSTLLAQHTSRVHRLLKDMKAAISTTLIRLTGYVLFKVFSNLLMSITIHGGQQEVIERAIKRDTPMIFVPLHRSHVDYLFVTWVLFNQQIPAPIVAAGDNLRIPVFGWLLRGLGGFFIKRRLESSKSRKDILYRAVLQTYVTHALQAGYNLEFFIEGGRTRTGKPCMPKGGLLSVIVDAYMNGTLDDALIVPIAINYDKLLDGNFIREQMGQSKVPESFWGAVRAIIKVLSTNYGHARIDFGQPFSLREFVQSSKAAPPLLTPNLPHSQLILECTPPLSPSQLSLSPPSSSGDIQEVPSFTHTSSTAGKGHHRSLSSPVANNHKVIRKSLSNPSNSINAVNKSSSRLQGARSNSSLFGTEVTDEYRSLIKSLAAHIVYDAERCQAIMSTNVVAWLLSFVYRNGATLTTLTKAVDGLRESFRARERDTGFSGLSKDVVKHAIKMLGAGLVRVEACPLSNSFDDIKEYLVKPITLLPNIIELNYYASAVTPLFAVDAVVATSLNCLLDRDLWSYKDCSPDILVNREKIVKKATRLCEILQNEFLFAPPCASLEAKIHHSIDNLVVMGLLVDAGRAGSQWSNESDDDDITFSQTYRVAPSTSCLEVIQAWINMLVPMIDAYYCTVYNLRTLVNKQVPDKEFLQSTQSHIQDMLERGLLTYGESICIDPLRNAVKLLETLSVVESYSHSNVRVLYLSRDYDSEDQLAPLLAEVNSYRS from the exons atggaaataataaccGACAAAAATGCGTTGGGCTTGTCATGGAGACAGCTTGACTCCCCCACAAAGGCATACACAACTATGACCATTCCCAACACTGCCACCACTGTGACCATCCCATCTGTTGCAACTAAGGTCACGAGTGCTCCAGAACCTCTGGGCACCATGTGGGGCTCGGCTGCTGGTCACCCTCTGGCTGCAGAGATTGCTGCGAGTACAATGCCCACACCACCGGAATCTCCTCTCCCTGGCTGTCTCTCGGAAATAAAGAGTAAT aatgGACTGATTGCGGACACAACAACAAAGATAGGGTTACGTAACATCCTACAGGTCTCTACTAGCAATCCAGATCGATATTGTCTAACTCGAAAATGTTGCTATATCTTCCACTGCATGAACCTCAAAACAAATTTCAGTTACCCAGACATACCAAACAAG ATGATTCTTCAAGATGATAGAGTCGTAGTGGCGATGGAACAGACTGTCtgtgaagaaatggaagaaaagggATTAGAGCCTGATGATAAGAAAGCTTTCTCGACACTCCTTGCTCAGCACACATCCAGAGTACACAGACTATTAAAAGATATGAAAGCAGCGATATCTACTACTCTTATAAG ACTGACGGGTTACGTGTTGTTTAAAGTATTCAGCAACCTTTTGATGTCTATCACAATACACGGTGGGCAGCAAGAGGTGATAGAACGAGCAATTAAAAGAGATACTCCTATGATCTTTGTCCCTCTTCATCGGTCTCATGTAGACTATCTCTTTGTCACGTGGGTGCTCTTCAACCAACAGATTCCAGCCCCGATTGTTGCAGCTGGTGACAACCTCCGTATTCCTGTTTTTGG TTGGCTGTTACGAGGACTTGGAGGATTTTTCATCAAGCGACGCCTGGAAAGTTCTAAGTCACGGAAGGACATCCTGTATCGGGCAGTACTACAAACGTATGTGACACATGCACTGCAAGCTGGTTACAACTTGGAGTTCTTCATCGAGGGAGGTCGTACTCGTACCGGAAAACCGTGCATGCCAAAAG GAGGCTTGTTAAGTGTCATCGTGGATGCGTATATGAATGGTACTTTGGATGATGCTCTCATTGTTCCTATTGCAATCAATTACGACAAATTGTTAGATGGGAACTTCATCCGTGAACAAATGGGCCAGAGCAAG gtgCCTGAGTCGTTTTGGGGTGCTGTAAGGGCAATCATCAAGGTGCTTTCCACAAATTATGGCCATGCCAGAATTGACTTTGGCCAGCCGTTCAGTTTACGAGAATTTGTTCAAAGTAGCAAAGCTGCTCCTCCTCTCTTAACTCCTAATCTGCCTCACAGTCAGTTAATATTAGAGTGCACACCACCACTCTCCCCATCTCAGCTAAGTTTAAGTCCACCCTCATCAAGTGGTGATATTCAGGAAGTCCCATCATTTACTCACACTTCATCAACAGCAGGGAAAGGACATCACCGATCACTGTCCAGTCCTGTTGCCAATAATCACAAGGTCATAAGGAAGAGTCTCTCCAATCCATCCAATTCCATAAATGCTGTTAATAAATCGAGCAGTAGACTGCAAGGTGCAAGAAGTAATTCATCTCTTTTTGGAACTGAAGTTACGGACGAATACAGATCCTTAATCAAGTCATTAGCTGCTCATATAGTGTACG ATGCTGAACGTTGTCAAGCAATCATGTCAACAAATGTAGTTGCCTGGTTGTTATCATTTGTTTATCGCAATGGAGCAACCCTGACGACTCTCACCAAAGCAGTTGATGGATTGCGAGAGTCATTCAGAGCTCGTGAACGTGACACGGGTTTCTCAGGTCTTTCCAAAGATGTGGTGAAGCATGCG ATCAAGATGCTGGGAGCTGGTCTAGTGAGAGTTGAAGCCTGTCCACTTTCAAATAGTTTTGACGACATTAAAGAATACTTGGTGAAACCAATTACCCTCCTGCCAAATATCATTGAACTCAACTACTATGCTAGTGCTGTAACACCTTTGTTCGCTGTTGATGCTGTAGTAG CAACATCACTGAATTGCTTACTAGATAGAGATTTGTGGAGCTACAAAGACTGTTCCCCTGACATTCTCGTTAATAGAGAaaag ATAGTAAAGAAAGCTACAAGACTCTGTGAAATCCTTCAGAATGAATTCCTCTTTGCTCCACCATGTGCAAGCTTGGAAGCCAAAATTCACCACTCTATAGATAATCTTGTAGTCATGGGTCTCTTGGTGGATGCTGGT agAGCTGGTAGCCAGTGGTCTAATGAATCTGATGACGACGACATAACTTTCTCTCAGACTTATAGAGTTGCACCATCTACATCCTGTTTAGAAGTGATCCAGGCATGGATTAACATGTTAGTTCCTATGATAGATGCCTACTACTGCACTGTCTATAACCTTCGAACTCTCGTGAACAAGCAAGTCCCGGATAAGGAATTCCTTCAGTCTACCCAGAGCCACATACAAGATATGCTTGAAAGAGGACTCCTGACCTATGGCGAAAGCATCTGCATCGATCCTTTACGTAATGCTGTGAAACTCCTGGAGACACTGTCTGTGGTGGAGAGTTACAGCCACAGCAACGTTCGTGTCCTTTACCTTTCACGTGACTATGACTCGGAAGACCAGCTCGCACCTCTACTTGCTGAAGTAAATTCTTATAgatcttga
- the mino gene encoding glycerol-3-phosphate acyltransferase 1, mitochondrial isoform X4 has product MHLQVSYASSQNGLIADTTTKIGLRNILQVSTSNPDRYCLTRKCCYIFHCMNLKTNFSYPDIPNKMILQDDRVVVAMEQTVCEEMEEKGLEPDDKKAFSTLLAQHTSRVHRLLKDMKAAISTTLIRLTGYVLFKVFSNLLMSITIHGGQQEVIERAIKRDTPMIFVPLHRSHVDYLFVTWVLFNQQIPAPIVAAGDNLRIPVFGWLLRGLGGFFIKRRLESSKSRKDILYRAVLQTYVTHALQAGYNLEFFIEGGRTRTGKPCMPKGGLLSVIVDAYMNGTLDDALIVPIAINYDKLLDGNFIREQMGQSKVPESFWGAVRAIIKVLSTNYGHARIDFGQPFSLREFVQSSKAAPPLLTPNLPHSQLILECTPPLSPSQLSLSPPSSSGDIQEVPSFTHTSSTAGKGHHRSLSSPVANNHKVIRKSLSNPSNSINAVNKSSSRLQGARSNSSLFGTEVTDEYRSLIKSLAAHIVYDAERCQAIMSTNVVAWLLSFVYRNGATLTTLTKAVDGLRESFRARERDTGFSGLSKDVVKHAIKMLGAGLVRVEACPLSNSFDDIKEYLVKPITLLPNIIELNYYASAVTPLFAVDAVVATSLNCLLDRDLWSYKDCSPDILVNREKIVKKATRLCEILQNEFLFAPPCASLEAKIHHSIDNLVVMGLLVDAGRAGSQWSNESDDDDITFSQTYRVAPSTSCLEVIQAWINMLVPMIDAYYCTVYNLRTLVNKQVPDKEFLQSTQSHIQDMLERGLLTYGESICIDPLRNAVKLLETLSVVESYSHSNVRVLYLSRDYDSEDQLAPLLAEVNSYRS; this is encoded by the exons ATGCACCTGCAGGTGTCTTATGCATCATCCCAG aatgGACTGATTGCGGACACAACAACAAAGATAGGGTTACGTAACATCCTACAGGTCTCTACTAGCAATCCAGATCGATATTGTCTAACTCGAAAATGTTGCTATATCTTCCACTGCATGAACCTCAAAACAAATTTCAGTTACCCAGACATACCAAACAAG ATGATTCTTCAAGATGATAGAGTCGTAGTGGCGATGGAACAGACTGTCtgtgaagaaatggaagaaaagggATTAGAGCCTGATGATAAGAAAGCTTTCTCGACACTCCTTGCTCAGCACACATCCAGAGTACACAGACTATTAAAAGATATGAAAGCAGCGATATCTACTACTCTTATAAG ACTGACGGGTTACGTGTTGTTTAAAGTATTCAGCAACCTTTTGATGTCTATCACAATACACGGTGGGCAGCAAGAGGTGATAGAACGAGCAATTAAAAGAGATACTCCTATGATCTTTGTCCCTCTTCATCGGTCTCATGTAGACTATCTCTTTGTCACGTGGGTGCTCTTCAACCAACAGATTCCAGCCCCGATTGTTGCAGCTGGTGACAACCTCCGTATTCCTGTTTTTGG TTGGCTGTTACGAGGACTTGGAGGATTTTTCATCAAGCGACGCCTGGAAAGTTCTAAGTCACGGAAGGACATCCTGTATCGGGCAGTACTACAAACGTATGTGACACATGCACTGCAAGCTGGTTACAACTTGGAGTTCTTCATCGAGGGAGGTCGTACTCGTACCGGAAAACCGTGCATGCCAAAAG GAGGCTTGTTAAGTGTCATCGTGGATGCGTATATGAATGGTACTTTGGATGATGCTCTCATTGTTCCTATTGCAATCAATTACGACAAATTGTTAGATGGGAACTTCATCCGTGAACAAATGGGCCAGAGCAAG gtgCCTGAGTCGTTTTGGGGTGCTGTAAGGGCAATCATCAAGGTGCTTTCCACAAATTATGGCCATGCCAGAATTGACTTTGGCCAGCCGTTCAGTTTACGAGAATTTGTTCAAAGTAGCAAAGCTGCTCCTCCTCTCTTAACTCCTAATCTGCCTCACAGTCAGTTAATATTAGAGTGCACACCACCACTCTCCCCATCTCAGCTAAGTTTAAGTCCACCCTCATCAAGTGGTGATATTCAGGAAGTCCCATCATTTACTCACACTTCATCAACAGCAGGGAAAGGACATCACCGATCACTGTCCAGTCCTGTTGCCAATAATCACAAGGTCATAAGGAAGAGTCTCTCCAATCCATCCAATTCCATAAATGCTGTTAATAAATCGAGCAGTAGACTGCAAGGTGCAAGAAGTAATTCATCTCTTTTTGGAACTGAAGTTACGGACGAATACAGATCCTTAATCAAGTCATTAGCTGCTCATATAGTGTACG ATGCTGAACGTTGTCAAGCAATCATGTCAACAAATGTAGTTGCCTGGTTGTTATCATTTGTTTATCGCAATGGAGCAACCCTGACGACTCTCACCAAAGCAGTTGATGGATTGCGAGAGTCATTCAGAGCTCGTGAACGTGACACGGGTTTCTCAGGTCTTTCCAAAGATGTGGTGAAGCATGCG ATCAAGATGCTGGGAGCTGGTCTAGTGAGAGTTGAAGCCTGTCCACTTTCAAATAGTTTTGACGACATTAAAGAATACTTGGTGAAACCAATTACCCTCCTGCCAAATATCATTGAACTCAACTACTATGCTAGTGCTGTAACACCTTTGTTCGCTGTTGATGCTGTAGTAG CAACATCACTGAATTGCTTACTAGATAGAGATTTGTGGAGCTACAAAGACTGTTCCCCTGACATTCTCGTTAATAGAGAaaag ATAGTAAAGAAAGCTACAAGACTCTGTGAAATCCTTCAGAATGAATTCCTCTTTGCTCCACCATGTGCAAGCTTGGAAGCCAAAATTCACCACTCTATAGATAATCTTGTAGTCATGGGTCTCTTGGTGGATGCTGGT agAGCTGGTAGCCAGTGGTCTAATGAATCTGATGACGACGACATAACTTTCTCTCAGACTTATAGAGTTGCACCATCTACATCCTGTTTAGAAGTGATCCAGGCATGGATTAACATGTTAGTTCCTATGATAGATGCCTACTACTGCACTGTCTATAACCTTCGAACTCTCGTGAACAAGCAAGTCCCGGATAAGGAATTCCTTCAGTCTACCCAGAGCCACATACAAGATATGCTTGAAAGAGGACTCCTGACCTATGGCGAAAGCATCTGCATCGATCCTTTACGTAATGCTGTGAAACTCCTGGAGACACTGTCTGTGGTGGAGAGTTACAGCCACAGCAACGTTCGTGTCCTTTACCTTTCACGTGACTATGACTCGGAAGACCAGCTCGCACCTCTACTTGCTGAAGTAAATTCTTATAgatcttga
- the mino gene encoding glycerol-3-phosphate acyltransferase 1, mitochondrial isoform X2 yields MMDVLNTNQHPQPHSVYIRKPSRSKASSGYGSQGVVKSCSTQSHSRHSQESYRPVKWRNRGRIPNNNQFINKNGLIADTTTKIGLRNILQVSTSNPDRYCLTRKCCYIFHCMNLKTNFSYPDIPNKMILQDDRVVVAMEQTVCEEMEEKGLEPDDKKAFSTLLAQHTSRVHRLLKDMKAAISTTLIRLTGYVLFKVFSNLLMSITIHGGQQEVIERAIKRDTPMIFVPLHRSHVDYLFVTWVLFNQQIPAPIVAAGDNLRIPVFGWLLRGLGGFFIKRRLESSKSRKDILYRAVLQTYVTHALQAGYNLEFFIEGGRTRTGKPCMPKGGLLSVIVDAYMNGTLDDALIVPIAINYDKLLDGNFIREQMGQSKVPESFWGAVRAIIKVLSTNYGHARIDFGQPFSLREFVQSSKAAPPLLTPNLPHSQLILECTPPLSPSQLSLSPPSSSGDIQEVPSFTHTSSTAGKGHHRSLSSPVANNHKVIRKSLSNPSNSINAVNKSSSRLQGARSNSSLFGTEVTDEYRSLIKSLAAHIVYDAERCQAIMSTNVVAWLLSFVYRNGATLTTLTKAVDGLRESFRARERDTGFSGLSKDVVKHAIKMLGAGLVRVEACPLSNSFDDIKEYLVKPITLLPNIIELNYYASAVTPLFAVDAVVATSLNCLLDRDLWSYKDCSPDILVNREKIVKKATRLCEILQNEFLFAPPCASLEAKIHHSIDNLVVMGLLVDAGRAGSQWSNESDDDDITFSQTYRVAPSTSCLEVIQAWINMLVPMIDAYYCTVYNLRTLVNKQVPDKEFLQSTQSHIQDMLERGLLTYGESICIDPLRNAVKLLETLSVVESYSHSNVRVLYLSRDYDSEDQLAPLLAEVNSYRS; encoded by the exons aatgGACTGATTGCGGACACAACAACAAAGATAGGGTTACGTAACATCCTACAGGTCTCTACTAGCAATCCAGATCGATATTGTCTAACTCGAAAATGTTGCTATATCTTCCACTGCATGAACCTCAAAACAAATTTCAGTTACCCAGACATACCAAACAAG ATGATTCTTCAAGATGATAGAGTCGTAGTGGCGATGGAACAGACTGTCtgtgaagaaatggaagaaaagggATTAGAGCCTGATGATAAGAAAGCTTTCTCGACACTCCTTGCTCAGCACACATCCAGAGTACACAGACTATTAAAAGATATGAAAGCAGCGATATCTACTACTCTTATAAG ACTGACGGGTTACGTGTTGTTTAAAGTATTCAGCAACCTTTTGATGTCTATCACAATACACGGTGGGCAGCAAGAGGTGATAGAACGAGCAATTAAAAGAGATACTCCTATGATCTTTGTCCCTCTTCATCGGTCTCATGTAGACTATCTCTTTGTCACGTGGGTGCTCTTCAACCAACAGATTCCAGCCCCGATTGTTGCAGCTGGTGACAACCTCCGTATTCCTGTTTTTGG TTGGCTGTTACGAGGACTTGGAGGATTTTTCATCAAGCGACGCCTGGAAAGTTCTAAGTCACGGAAGGACATCCTGTATCGGGCAGTACTACAAACGTATGTGACACATGCACTGCAAGCTGGTTACAACTTGGAGTTCTTCATCGAGGGAGGTCGTACTCGTACCGGAAAACCGTGCATGCCAAAAG GAGGCTTGTTAAGTGTCATCGTGGATGCGTATATGAATGGTACTTTGGATGATGCTCTCATTGTTCCTATTGCAATCAATTACGACAAATTGTTAGATGGGAACTTCATCCGTGAACAAATGGGCCAGAGCAAG gtgCCTGAGTCGTTTTGGGGTGCTGTAAGGGCAATCATCAAGGTGCTTTCCACAAATTATGGCCATGCCAGAATTGACTTTGGCCAGCCGTTCAGTTTACGAGAATTTGTTCAAAGTAGCAAAGCTGCTCCTCCTCTCTTAACTCCTAATCTGCCTCACAGTCAGTTAATATTAGAGTGCACACCACCACTCTCCCCATCTCAGCTAAGTTTAAGTCCACCCTCATCAAGTGGTGATATTCAGGAAGTCCCATCATTTACTCACACTTCATCAACAGCAGGGAAAGGACATCACCGATCACTGTCCAGTCCTGTTGCCAATAATCACAAGGTCATAAGGAAGAGTCTCTCCAATCCATCCAATTCCATAAATGCTGTTAATAAATCGAGCAGTAGACTGCAAGGTGCAAGAAGTAATTCATCTCTTTTTGGAACTGAAGTTACGGACGAATACAGATCCTTAATCAAGTCATTAGCTGCTCATATAGTGTACG ATGCTGAACGTTGTCAAGCAATCATGTCAACAAATGTAGTTGCCTGGTTGTTATCATTTGTTTATCGCAATGGAGCAACCCTGACGACTCTCACCAAAGCAGTTGATGGATTGCGAGAGTCATTCAGAGCTCGTGAACGTGACACGGGTTTCTCAGGTCTTTCCAAAGATGTGGTGAAGCATGCG ATCAAGATGCTGGGAGCTGGTCTAGTGAGAGTTGAAGCCTGTCCACTTTCAAATAGTTTTGACGACATTAAAGAATACTTGGTGAAACCAATTACCCTCCTGCCAAATATCATTGAACTCAACTACTATGCTAGTGCTGTAACACCTTTGTTCGCTGTTGATGCTGTAGTAG CAACATCACTGAATTGCTTACTAGATAGAGATTTGTGGAGCTACAAAGACTGTTCCCCTGACATTCTCGTTAATAGAGAaaag ATAGTAAAGAAAGCTACAAGACTCTGTGAAATCCTTCAGAATGAATTCCTCTTTGCTCCACCATGTGCAAGCTTGGAAGCCAAAATTCACCACTCTATAGATAATCTTGTAGTCATGGGTCTCTTGGTGGATGCTGGT agAGCTGGTAGCCAGTGGTCTAATGAATCTGATGACGACGACATAACTTTCTCTCAGACTTATAGAGTTGCACCATCTACATCCTGTTTAGAAGTGATCCAGGCATGGATTAACATGTTAGTTCCTATGATAGATGCCTACTACTGCACTGTCTATAACCTTCGAACTCTCGTGAACAAGCAAGTCCCGGATAAGGAATTCCTTCAGTCTACCCAGAGCCACATACAAGATATGCTTGAAAGAGGACTCCTGACCTATGGCGAAAGCATCTGCATCGATCCTTTACGTAATGCTGTGAAACTCCTGGAGACACTGTCTGTGGTGGAGAGTTACAGCCACAGCAACGTTCGTGTCCTTTACCTTTCACGTGACTATGACTCGGAAGACCAGCTCGCACCTCTACTTGCTGAAGTAAATTCTTATAgatcttga